From one Acidobacteriota bacterium genomic stretch:
- a CDS encoding redoxin family protein produces MGSWTPPPGQAARPAPPSRFDAGRPAPPAGPSGTTILLLLAAVAAAAWFLTHRPQRVASAALPRLTAEGASTGETGSAERCGGEKGCLIVYVAPWCGPCKQSLPHDRALADLVKTRGIETTFVVGMDSLPKCQEMARAIGREVLVDEKGTWAKKMGISGVPHFLVTGTDGRVKKRQAGALLGAPEEFARRLGL; encoded by the coding sequence GTGGGCTCCTGGACTCCCCCGCCCGGGCAGGCGGCGCGGCCCGCGCCGCCGTCGCGATTCGACGCGGGACGGCCCGCTCCGCCGGCCGGGCCTTCCGGGACGACGATCCTTCTCCTGCTCGCCGCCGTCGCCGCGGCCGCCTGGTTCCTCACGCACCGGCCGCAGCGCGTCGCGAGCGCGGCTCTCCCGCGCCTGACGGCGGAAGGCGCGAGCACCGGCGAGACGGGGTCGGCCGAGCGCTGCGGCGGCGAGAAGGGCTGCCTGATCGTCTACGTCGCGCCGTGGTGCGGGCCGTGCAAGCAGTCGCTCCCGCACGACCGCGCGCTCGCCGACCTCGTGAAGACGCGCGGGATCGAGACGACGTTCGTCGTCGGGATGGACTCGCTGCCGAAATGCCAGGAGATGGCGCGCGCGATCGGGCGCGAGGTCCTCGTGGACGAGAAGGGAACGTGGGCGAAGAAGATGGGCATCAGCGGCGTCCCGCACTTCCTCGTGACGGGCACGGACGGCCGCGTGAAGAAGCGCCAGGCGGGAGCGCTACTCGGCGCCCCAGAGGAGTTCGCGCGGCGGCTGGGGCTTTGA